The following proteins are encoded in a genomic region of Necator americanus strain Aroian chromosome II, whole genome shotgun sequence:
- a CDS encoding hypothetical protein (NECATOR_CHRII.G6178.T2), with protein sequence MLKLIIKKKNGQIRLCRDFSTGLNDALQLYKHPLPTAEDVFTKLNGGQLLTQIDFAKAYLQVEVSEESKEMLKIDTHRGLYRYNRLSFGVKPQQEHRHNLEALFGRIHEYGFRVRLEKCNFLMAQIRYLGYIIDKDGRHPDPEKIEVIRQIPVPKNVAEVRPFLRMINYYVAATTATLRELRMLSARFGNPRRFCDMQGIEHVRSPPFHPQSNGQVERVVDTSKRTLQKIKEGGHEKWIPARVKNRYGRSRVRRANGRGQFVEKKRYPGAWRKAPETIAHVKDNSKNRRPTIAPPTTTRSARQRRPPRRLQPDPKMKTYAMRSS encoded by the exons ATGCTGAAATTGATCA tcaagaagaaaaatgggcAAATCCGCTTGTGCAGAGACTTCTCGACAGGACTGAACGATGCGCTGCAGTTGTACAAGCACCCGTTGCCCACCGCGGAGGACGTGTTTACGAAGCTGAATGGAGGACAGCTTCTCACGCAAATCGACTTCGCAAAAGCATATCTGCAGGTGGAGGTTTCAGAAGAATCGAAGGAAATGCTGAAGATTGATACGCACAGAGGACTGTATCGCTACAATCGTCTATCCTTCGGCGTGAA GCCACAACAGGAGCATCGCCATAACTTGGAAGCGCTATTCGGAAGGATCCACGAATACGGCTTCCGCGTCCGATTGGAAAAGTGTAACTTTTTGATGGCTCAGATCCGTTATCTTGGATACATCATAGATAAGGACGGACGCCATCCTGACCCAGAGAAGATCGAGGTCATCCGCCAGATACCAGTACCGAAGAACGTGGCAGAGGTTCGCCCGTTCCTTCGTATGATCAACTACTATGTCGCGGCAACCACTGCAACGTTGAGAGAACTCAGAATGCTGTCCGCACGATTCGGAAATCCTAGG AGATTCTGCGACATGCAGGGAATTGAGCACGTTCGCTCGCCGCCGTTCCATCCACAGTCAAACGGTCAAGTAGAACGCGTTGTGGATACCTCGAAAAGAACCCTTCAGAAGATTAAGGAGGGAG GACATGAGAAATGGATCCCTGCTCGTGTGAAGAATCGCTATGGACGAAGCCGTGTACGACGTGCTAACGGAAGAGGACAATTTGTGGAAAAGAAACGCTATCCAGGTGCGTGGAGAAAAGCACCGGA GACGATCGCCCACGTCAAGGACAATAGCAAGAATCGACGACCAACTATTGCACCGCCGACAACGACTAGATCAGCTCGACAACGACGACCGCCTCGTCGATTGCAACCCGATCCGAAGATGAAGACGTACGCGATGCGTTCATCTTAG
- a CDS encoding hypothetical protein (NECATOR_CHRII.G6180.T1): MVFKLKFLFDGLIPIKIYFKELWCLGGWIHETFASTSSYLTRFLRHNKEQSFRNYENRHAVNIYQRNTCVLNRSSNEFKSRQFRKRTVPLIGTILIFIHSYPIHMIPVFVSVGAVEMLTTLARSRIQKKEDQAEANQGFRRKKTEQKPIKDPEERRPSRSRLRIQKKEDRAEADQGSRRKKTKQKPTKDSEERRPSRS, encoded by the coding sequence ATGGTGTTCAAACTCAAGTTTCTTTTCGACGGGTTGATTCCAATTAAAATCTATTTCAAAGAACTTTGGTGTCTTGGTGGCTGGATTCATGAAACTTTTGCTTCGACTTCATCATATTTGACACGATTTCTGCGGCACAATAAGGAACAGTCGTTTCGGAACTATGAAAACCGGCACGCAGTGAATATTTATCAGCGCAATACCTGTGTGCTTAACAGATCGTCAAATGAGTTCAAAAGTAGACAGTTTCGAAAAAGGACAGTGCCGCTGATTGGAACCATAttaatattcattcattcgtatCCTATTCATATGATACCTGTCTTTGTTAGTGTTGGAGCCGTAGAGATGTTAACTACGTTAGCCCGATCAAGgatccagaagaaagaagaccaaGCAGAAGCCAATCaaggattcagaagaaagaagaccgagCAGAAGCCGATTAAGgatccagaagaaagaagaccgagCAGAAGCCGATTAAGgatccagaagaaagaagaccgagCAGAAGCCGATCAAGgatccagaagaaagaagaccaaGCAGAAGCCGACCaaggattcagaagaaagaagaccgagCAGAAGCTGA
- a CDS encoding hypothetical protein (NECATOR_CHRII.G6177.T3), producing the protein MRGKIVKWIVFVVLFAYAAELCFYRADVSIHVDGETDEAFNGVREAFSANFLHEWERSGASFVVYYNGRKVVDIWGGYADRDSERLWNKDTLNVAFSSTKAVAALCVAHLVDQGHLKYDDSVATWPQILRFSAGLAYTDMKINYSMANNWKAIATVFEEQIPNWPPGTETGYHAITYGWLVDQIIRRTDPKHRSIGAYFREEFAEKYDLDFHIGLPRCESYRVSRLTAPSLWNFIQEYLHNPSDFNVARFIHQVLTNGLLSRVGQNVPWIAFVKGMTLNNPDLYEVEQAAVLGIGTSRAMAELFERFRVGELMSPATFKELTSNYVLQRDIVTGAYVSRGQGLMVKRFQHKNMTFDLLGHSGYGGQNVRVDLKNNLTFAYMSSGLKVGFGDTARTYIRLLHSLYDVIATI; encoded by the exons ATGCGTGGTAAGATAGTGAAGTGGATAGTTTTTGTGGTGCTTTTCGCGTATGCAGCAGAGCTTTGCTTCTATCGTGCCGATGTCAGCATACATGTTGATGGCGAAACCGACGAAGCATTCAACGGTGTACGAGAAGCATTTAG TGCCAACTTTCTGCACGAATGGGAACGCAGCGGCGCTTCATTCGTTGTATACTACAACGGGCGAAAAGTTGTTGATATATGGGGTGGATATGCTGACCGAGATAGCGAACGGTTGTGGAATAAAGATACACTCAACGTCGCGTTCTCATCCACGAAG GCAGTTGCTGCGCTTTGCGTTGCTCATCTTGTTGATCAAGGACACCTAAAATACGATGACTCA GTGGCTACTTGGCCACAGA TTTTGAGATTTTCGGCTGGTCTTGCATACACTGACATGAAGATCAACTACTCAATGGCCAATAACTGGAAAGCAATCGCGACGGTTTTTGAAGAGCAG ATCCCTAACTGGCCTCCGGGTACTGAAACCGGATACCATGCTATTACATATGGATGGCTTGTTGATCAAATCATCCGGAGAACAGATCCTAAGCACCGTTCTATTGGTGCTTACTTCCGAGAAGAGTTTGCTGAAAAGTATG ATCTGGACTTTCATATTGGACTACCGCGATGCGAATCCTATCGCGTCTCTCGATTGACAGCGCCTTCGTTGTGGAATTTCATACAGGAATACCTCCATAATCCGTCTGATTTTAATGTAGCCCG ATTCATCCACCAAGTGTTGACCAATGGTCTTTTATCTAGGGTTGGACAAAATGTGCCTTGGATCGCTTTCGTAAAG GGTATGACGTTGAACAATCCTGATCTCTACGAAGTTGAGCAGGCTGCCGTTCTTGGCATCGGGACCTCTCGCGCAATGGCAGAACTTTTCGAAAGATTCCG TGTCGGAGAACTCATGAGCCCTGCAACGTTCAAGGAACTAACAAGCAACTATGTTTTACAACGAGATATAGTCACGGGTGCATATGTTTCACGAGGACAAGGTCTAATGGTGAAGCGATTCCAACACAAAAAT ATGACGTTCGACCTCCTAGGACATTCTGGTTATGGAGGACAGAATGTTAGGGTGGATTTGAAGAACAATCTGACGTTCGCCTATATGAGTAGTGGCTTGAAG GTCGGCTTTGGTGATACTGCTCGGACCTACATACGATTGCTCCATTCCCTATACGATGTAATAGCTACCATCTAA
- a CDS encoding hypothetical protein (NECATOR_CHRII.G6176.T1) codes for MAVMILAREPGVIVRKELEPFFITAKRPIMNCKEKCITKTKKAKPDQDFRGDGLPASAEPGLTRDILVSHMSVQLKACNQVTGRCKRGRLESPPTKKATEPESTMMIICTYNARTLASGAPIEHLIMQAKKVKFNVTETKRRHPLKAVYSTGEELFLGTCEYRAKKKKPKLSNMDLEFYREDAFYKALIGDFNVKIGTRRTPEELHIGTHGFQ; via the exons ATGGCTGTCATGATCTTGGCACGCGAACCAGGTGTTATAGTGCGAAAAGAATTGGAGCCGTTTTTTATAACAGCCAAAAGACCAATCATGAATTGTAAAGAAAAGTGCATCACTAAGACCAAGAAAGCGAAGCCGGATCAAGACTTTCGCGG AGATGGACTTCCTgcttctgctgagccaggactgactcgtgacatccttgtatctcACATGTCGGTCCAGttaaaagcctgcaatcaagtgactgggagatGCAAAAGAGGCCGTTTGGAGTCCCCTCCAACAAAAAAG gctaccgaaccGGAAAGTACTATGATGATAATCTGTAcctataacgcacgtacgcttgcatcagGAGCCCCCATCGAACATCTGATTATGCAAGCCAAGAAAGTTAAGTTCAACGTCACCGAGACGAAGCGACGCCACCCACTGAAAGCCGTATATagcactggagaagaactgttcttaggaacatgcgagtACAGGG ctaagaagaagaagccgaAGCTTTCTAATATGGACCTGGAGTTCTATCGAGAagatgccttctacaaggccttaattggtgatttcaacgtcAAAATTGGcacaagaagaacgcctgaggaacttcacatcgggacccacggcttTCAATGA
- a CDS encoding hypothetical protein (NECATOR_CHRII.G6179.T1) produces the protein MRQKPRRRCNRRKRSQCKNVVTFAAENAQTYLDVNTRGCSLRFQLDTGADITLVSRRTWKKPKKSDLHPWNPLKTADGSPMKIDGRFSTDFFVRDRTTGKTLRNGTCYVTESTNLLGLEWCIQLPAYKELKNKYHCRVVTKEESNREEIIADLKKQYKEVFKCGLAVKTKAKLLLRDNAVHVFKKMRPVP, from the coding sequence ATGCGACAGAAACCAAGGAGACGATGCAACCGTCGCAAGAGAAGCCAGTGCAAGAACGTTGTCACCTTCGCCGCTGAGAACGCTCAAACCTACCTCGATGTCAATACCAGGGGATGTTCTCTACGCTTCCAGCTCGACACAGGCGCAGATATCACCTTGGTATCACGTCGAACGTGGAAAAAGCCGAAAAAGTCGGATCTCCACCCTTGGAACCCACTCAAGACGGCAGATGGATCACCGATGAAGATTGATGGAAGATTCTCCACAGACTTCTTTGTCAGAGACCGCACAACAGGGAAGACCCTACGTAATGGAACTTGTTACGTCACCGAAAGCACGAATCTGCTAGGACTGGAGTGGTGTATTCAACTTCCAGCGTATAAGGagttgaaaaacaaatacCACTGCCGAGTGGTGACTAAAGAAGAATCAAACCGAGAGGAAATCATCGCAGACTTGAAGAAGCAATACAAAGAAGTATTCAAGTGCGGATTGGCAGTCAAGACTAAAGCGAAGTTGTTGTTGAGGGACAACGCAGTACATGTTTTCAAGAAGATGCGACCAGTGCCCTAA
- a CDS encoding hypothetical protein (NECATOR_CHRII.G6178.T1), which produces MAQIRYLGYIIDKDGRHPDPEKIEVIRQIPVPKNVAEVRPFLRMINYYVAATTATLRELRMLSARFGNPRRFCDMQGIEHVRSPPFHPQSNGQVERVVDTSKRTLQKIKEGGHEKWIPARVKNRYGRSRVRRANGRGQFVEKKRYPGAWRKAPETIAHVKDNSKNRRPTIAPPTTTRSARQRRPPRRLQPDPKMKTYAMRSS; this is translated from the exons ATGGCTCAGATCCGTTATCTTGGATACATCATAGATAAGGACGGACGCCATCCTGACCCAGAGAAGATCGAGGTCATCCGCCAGATACCAGTACCGAAGAACGTGGCAGAGGTTCGCCCGTTCCTTCGTATGATCAACTACTATGTCGCGGCAACCACTGCAACGTTGAGAGAACTCAGAATGCTGTCCGCACGATTCGGAAATCCTAGG AGATTCTGCGACATGCAGGGAATTGAGCACGTTCGCTCGCCGCCGTTCCATCCACAGTCAAACGGTCAAGTAGAACGCGTTGTGGATACCTCGAAAAGAACCCTTCAGAAGATTAAGGAGGGAG GACATGAGAAATGGATCCCTGCTCGTGTGAAGAATCGCTATGGACGAAGCCGTGTACGACGTGCTAACGGAAGAGGACAATTTGTGGAAAAGAAACGCTATCCAGGTGCGTGGAGAAAAGCACCGGA GACGATCGCCCACGTCAAGGACAATAGCAAGAATCGACGACCAACTATTGCACCGCCGACAACGACTAGATCAGCTCGACAACGACGACCGCCTCGTCGATTGCAACCCGATCCGAAGATGAAGACGTACGCGATGCGTTCATCTTAG
- a CDS encoding hypothetical protein (NECATOR_CHRII.G6180.T2): protein MIPVFVSVGAVEMLTTLARSRIQKKEDQAEANQGFRRKKTEQKPIKDPEERRPSRSRLRIQKKEDRAEADQGSRRKKTKQKPTKDSEERRPSRS from the coding sequence ATGATACCTGTCTTTGTTAGTGTTGGAGCCGTAGAGATGTTAACTACGTTAGCCCGATCAAGgatccagaagaaagaagaccaaGCAGAAGCCAATCaaggattcagaagaaagaagaccgagCAGAAGCCGATTAAGgatccagaagaaagaagaccgagCAGAAGCCGATTAAGgatccagaagaaagaagaccgagCAGAAGCCGATCAAGgatccagaagaaagaagaccaaGCAGAAGCCGACCaaggattcagaagaaagaagaccgagCAGAAGCTGA
- a CDS encoding hypothetical protein (NECATOR_CHRII.G6177.T1): MRGKIVKWIVFVVLFAYAAELCFYRADVSIHVDGETDEAFNGVREAFSANFLHEWERSGASFVVYYNGRKVVDIWGGYADRDSERLWNKDTLNVAFSSTKAVAALCVAHLVDQGHLKYDDSVTEFWPNFGKHGKENVTVRWLLGHRF, encoded by the exons ATGCGTGGTAAGATAGTGAAGTGGATAGTTTTTGTGGTGCTTTTCGCGTATGCAGCAGAGCTTTGCTTCTATCGTGCCGATGTCAGCATACATGTTGATGGCGAAACCGACGAAGCATTCAACGGTGTACGAGAAGCATTTAG TGCCAACTTTCTGCACGAATGGGAACGCAGCGGCGCTTCATTCGTTGTATACTACAACGGGCGAAAAGTTGTTGATATATGGGGTGGATATGCTGACCGAGATAGCGAACGGTTGTGGAATAAAGATACACTCAACGTCGCGTTCTCATCCACGAAG GCAGTTGCTGCGCTTTGCGTTGCTCATCTTGTTGATCAAGGACACCTAAAATACGATGACTCAGTAACTGAATTCTGGCCGAATTTCGGGAAACACGGAAAAGAAAACGTCACAGTCAGGTGGCTACTTGGCCACAGA TTTTGA
- a CDS encoding hypothetical protein (NECATOR_CHRII.G6177.T2): MKINYSMANNWKAIATVFEEQIPNWPPGTETGYHAITYGWLVDQIIRRTDPKHRSIGAYFREEFAEKYDLDFHIGLPRCESYRVSRLTAPSLWNFIQEYLHNPSDFNVARFIHQVLTNGLLSRVGQNVPWIAFVKGMTLNNPDLYEVEQAAVLGIGTSRAMAELFERFRVGELMSPATFKELTSNYVLQRDIVTGAYVSRGQGLMVKRFQHKNMTFDLLGHSGYGGQNVRVDLKNNLTFAYMSSGLKVGFGDTARTYIRLLHSLYDRWFKWICCKPASEHL; the protein is encoded by the exons ATGAAGATCAACTACTCAATGGCCAATAACTGGAAAGCAATCGCGACGGTTTTTGAAGAGCAG ATCCCTAACTGGCCTCCGGGTACTGAAACCGGATACCATGCTATTACATATGGATGGCTTGTTGATCAAATCATCCGGAGAACAGATCCTAAGCACCGTTCTATTGGTGCTTACTTCCGAGAAGAGTTTGCTGAAAAGTATG ATCTGGACTTTCATATTGGACTACCGCGATGCGAATCCTATCGCGTCTCTCGATTGACAGCGCCTTCGTTGTGGAATTTCATACAGGAATACCTCCATAATCCGTCTGATTTTAATGTAGCCCG ATTCATCCACCAAGTGTTGACCAATGGTCTTTTATCTAGGGTTGGACAAAATGTGCCTTGGATCGCTTTCGTAAAG GGTATGACGTTGAACAATCCTGATCTCTACGAAGTTGAGCAGGCTGCCGTTCTTGGCATCGGGACCTCTCGCGCAATGGCAGAACTTTTCGAAAGATTCCG TGTCGGAGAACTCATGAGCCCTGCAACGTTCAAGGAACTAACAAGCAACTATGTTTTACAACGAGATATAGTCACGGGTGCATATGTTTCACGAGGACAAGGTCTAATGGTGAAGCGATTCCAACACAAAAAT ATGACGTTCGACCTCCTAGGACATTCTGGTTATGGAGGACAGAATGTTAGGGTGGATTTGAAGAACAATCTGACGTTCGCCTATATGAGTAGTGGCTTGAAG GTCGGCTTTGGTGATACTGCTCGGACCTACATACGATTGCTCCATTCCCTATACGAT AGATGGTTTAAGTGGATCTGCTGTAAGCCGGCTAGCGAACACCTATGA